TCACCGTGCTACCAGCGTAGCAGCCGTGCCTAATGTCGGCTTGTTTAAAGTGCACATTACTTACAGTGCACATCTCATCCGCATTagtgaggggcgtggctttggTCAGCAATCCGGAGTGGAGGGAAGTGAgactacattcaaatcttgctagcagttttaacactgcaaactcaccgtttaaaatacagtataatagcCTTTCCAATACTTTGAACTTTGGAAACAAAATATGTGGTGAGTGACTTTTCTATTTAACCTTagactgtcaaaataaaatggcatAAGCTATTTTGATTATCAAGCAGGGCAACATTTTCTTGGAAAATTGCTTTTTGATCCATGTGTGTTGTGTTTACTATTATTTAGTGTATATTTCGGCATATTTTGACATGACAGGAATACATACAAGTTGTCTGGATGCCGGGGAGGAACAAAACAAGTAATTTGGGTCTTGAGTTGGAAATTTTAAGGATACCCGCGCCATAGCTGGTATCAACTGTTTTAGCACTTTAACACAGCCAATGTTTATTGGGAGTGATTTCCCAAACTCAGTTCAAATCCTTACATATAACCAAACAGTATGCTGCTTTCCACACATTACcctcttcttgtttttgttgtaaagtTAATTGTTTTGTAAGGTTTCAAATTCAAGGCTAACTTACCCAGGTCTGTAAACGGCATATCTGTCAAAATCCAACGCTTGTATATCTGCTTCCACTTGTCCCTAAAAGAAATGCATTGCTTTTAGTAACGCTCCAAAGTCAGGATTTCATAAGAAAAAGATCAACAATAATCATATTTGGGGTAAAGCAAAAGTAATATTCAGTAAGGAGAAACACCTTCACTTTGAGGTAGAGGAAGTTGCTGCTTTTATCAGCTCCTCTTGACGACTCCAGGTGGAATTGTTTGCAGCCTCCAGCTTTGGCGAGCTCAGCAGATTTTAATACATAGTCATGATCAACTCGGATGAATCCTTGCTGAAATCAGAACGATATACCATAGGAATTAGCAATAATAATTATGTTTGCCAagcaaacacacatttaaacaatttaaacaacAGAAACATTAGCAAATTTCTGTTGAACCATCACAGTAATCTTCAAAAACTGTTGATTTTTCTCTTTGTCACGATGATTGCAAACTTCTCTCTTTGTCAGGTTTATTGTAGCGAGCAACTTGATAGACAATGATATGTAACCACTCAAAATTTactcctctatttgtgtctggCAACAGCATGAGTTTCAAATCACTTCCTACTTGGCTATTATTATGTTTCATGTTTGTGACTTGGCCAAATTCTGTACAGCTTAGGTTCTTTGGCGTACAGGGGGCCTGTctgagaacattttattttaatttatgacTATTTCTATTGTATGAATAGTGGCAGTGGCTATTTTTTAGGGAGTGGTCTGCTGGGGCAGCAAACCAAACAGGCTGATCAGGCAGGCCCTGGGATATCCTCTGGAGTACGTGCTGTCATCTATGATGATCACTGACGCCCATAAAATACAGGAGATCATGAAAACCCTCAGCAGCTCCTTCAGTAACACACTCCTTCAACCCAAATGTGTGAAGATGTACCACAGGTCCAGCCTTCCTGCTGCTGTAACACTTAATAACCTGCATTGCTGTCAACAGCCTGTATAACACTGTTAATATATAACTTATTCATGCATTTGTCATTACACTGATGATAGTTTTGCTATTTGGATTCAAACTACATTTATGTATAGTATTTATTAATACATATCAGTTGCCACGCTGCTTCTGATCACTGTTGGTGATGTAGCTATGGACATAAATAATATGTTGTGATATTTTCTAACTTATGCTTGGGTACACTGTGCAGATTACTGTCCACTTTGCTGCAAAACTGGCATTTCTCCATGGTGGGACCAGTGAAGCCATATTctcttgtattctgtttgtttaACTTACAGCCCCTGCTTTTGCCCTGGTTGTTCCCAGGCAGCAGTAGCCAACGTCATGGCCCTGGAAGGCAGCAGCATAATCCTCAAGTTTTTCAAAGTCCACCACCTCTTGAACCTGGAGGCAGATAAGACACAATGTGAAGAAGAATATCAATACAACCTCATCGGGAGATGTGTCACATGGCTTCATAGTCGGTCCACTGACCAGGTTTTCGAACACTTTGCCCTCAAAGTTGAGCTGCCTTCTTCCGATGAGGGTGATCTTGGAGAAGATGTTGCACTGTAGTAACTCTTGAAGCAGCACCTTCCCGGTCTCCCCAGATGCCCCAAGTATGAAACAGCTCTTATTTTGCTGCCTGAAATTTTCCTCCAGAGTTTTCATATCTGAAGTCATTCTGTGTGGCAGTAATACAAGGATCTTACCATTTGTGCATATCTTCAGCAAATGTTCACAAATCACATTGTGCAGGCAAGCATAAACAACATGCGAGAAACATGTTATCAtctaaatttgtttattttaataatgataGCAGGACACGCTGACAATAAATGATTATAAAtttgattatatatttttttatagagTAGTTTATGTTTACAAAATACAGTGTAAAAAAGGTATGCAGTTGATCAATGCTTGACAccgtttaaaacaaaatcaatgtgCAGTTCAAAGAAACCAGTGGACTTATATACTCAAATCAGTTTAATCAAATCTATTACAAGATCTGTGCCAAAAAGGATGCCTTAAATCTGACATAAGTATTAAATTAACATTGTCACAGTAAATGTGGTTACATGTCATGTAGTTGCTCTCCAAATTATTCAACCCTCATTCCTAATTATACATAAAGTATTAGCACAGGTTACACGGTTACAACAGTAGTTTGTAATGAAccaatattttgttaatttgtccATCTAGTTAAAGATTGAAAGTAAATGTAATCgaacaaatgtgttttcctcAGGGTGTTACTTAATTTTGAGGAGAAACTGTAGCTAGGTAACcgaattgactgtctgttgtcgtactagagcggctccaactaccggagacaaattccttgtgtgttttttggacatacttagcaaataaagaggattttgattctgaaaataaatattgaaaacagtGGTCAGTGGTGCAGTTACACACCACGTCAAACCACCATTCAGTTCTGTATATTAGAGCCGATGGATGTCTATTGTGAACGGGGaccattcaaaatatttttcgcTTGATTGAGTGCACGTGAATAACACAATTAACATACGGATTTCTAGCTAGTAGCTTTAGCACAATTAGAACAGCCGTAGGTGTCAAGCAGGCAAGCAGCGATCTTTACCTGGCGAGGTGAGCTGGCTCAGGGTCGTCGAAACCCTTGAGAACAACTGCGACGATGACGACCGAGAGGGCTAAGAATATTGTAGCTTTTCTTAATGTGACGTCTGGTAGTTTGATAAGAGGCATCAGTACGAACAACACTGACACTTCCTGGTTGTATCGCGCCCGTCTTCCTGCTGCTCGGAAGAACCCACACTCACActactgcacatacagtatgtttctcTGTAAACGTGTAATATGTCTAgaagtttttgtattttatcttcACATTGCAGTAATTAAAATGAGCAGCGACGTCAGATATCTCCCCCCCGCTTTCTCTTTGAAATGCTGAGCTGGTAGATTGTTAAAACAAACCTCGAACCCAGACCTCATCACCGCAACGTCACACATACTTCCGGGTGGCGATGGCTACGATTACATCACTCGTGTAACACTCCAGTGGTGTAATATTATTCCTAATCGGATGTCgtgggtaaaaaataaaaaaaaaaacagaatccgGAGAGGGAATAGCTCCACAGGAAACTTTATTTTGCGATACGACTCCagtgcaactttttttctggcCGTTACACTTGGCCTCATCACCACATATCACTCCGCCACTACCATTCCTTTACTATAGTCCCCaaacattaaataataaaaaagatccatacaaataaaatacatcatccatccatccttaaaTTTTCTTTCACGTATCCGaggcgggggcagcagcttaagcagggaagcccagacttctccCTTCCCAGCCATTTCGTCCTCTTCCaagggggatcctgaggcgttcacaggccagccgagagacatggTCTCTCTAGCTGCTAGAGTctagcgtgtcccgggtcgtcccctgTGCCTCTTCCCGCTGGGACGTACCCgcaacacttcaccagggaggcgtccagggggcatcctaatcagatgcccgagccacctaatctggctcctctcgatgcggaggagcagcagcagcagcaccccCAATGACTGAGCTTTCTCGCTCACCCTATCACTAAGGGATAGCCCAGCCACCCTGTGGTGGAAAATCTACTCACAATATAAGTAATAAAATAGGTCCATACAAATGCAATGCAATATATAAATCTAAATATATCGCTATTCATGGCTAGTCTTGctgtattatttgtatcatCATGTTAAGTTTCTGCCTTATTGACACTTTAGCAGCCAGGTGAAGAGCAGCTGCAAGGTTTGTGTTGAGCAAGTGCCAGACaagtttaactttaaaaaaaaaaaaaaaaaaaatgtaaattgaacCAATCAAACTTGTACCTCCATAGAAACATAGAGTGTCGTCGAGAACGTTAAATAgtgtagggaaaaaaatattcaaaataaattttctgACACTAGTAAACAAACTCTGGAAATTCAGACAGTTAGCATGATCATTGAGGGATTGGGTAGTGAATTGATTTTTCCGTTGTTTGTATTAATGGCACAGATGAAACTAAATTTTGGCTGCTTGTATTGATGagcttgttcttttggtcacaacccacacctcgtgaccacaggtgagggttagagcagggaagaaaaaaaaaaatcaacatccGCTTACATATATTGGAAGCAGTGAAGCCAAGAGAAACAATATGAAAGGAAGAATATAGCCTATTGGGaagaaattaatacaatttaatggaaaaaatattataattttaagGGTGTAAACGTAGGTAGGTGCTACTAACTGTGTTTAGACCAGCAATGAAGGCCTTACTGCCGCTGATGTCTACCACTGTTACCCAAGTTCAATCCTCTTTTAGGTTGCCATGTTTGGCAGAACCATGTTCTTTTCCAAGTGATGAACCTGAAAAAGACAGAAGAAATACATAAGACCACATCCAGTTACAGTATATAGATTAGAATTTGATCATACTCCGGTCGCTGGGCACATAAGAGAtagaaacattcacactcagattcattcctatggataatttagagtctcttaacatgcatgtttttgaaagaaaacctCTACAAGGACAGGGAGAAAACTTAAAACGAGAAGGCAGCAGCTGAGAATTGAACCTCAAACCTCAGAACTAAGGCAGATGTATAACACACTCATACTCAAGACTGCCCCGTAGGAAGCAGACTTCTGACGAAAGCTGGACTGCATGATAtatttaaaagcaaaatttCCATTTGAGTATTACAACTAAAATGGACTTCAATCCAAAATGATGCAGGATTTTATAGTGAGAGGAGCATGTGAGTTAAGACCGCATACATAAGGAATGTTATCCCTATTAGTAAAACCCTTCCTGTGTGACATATGGCATACATataaactatccatccaaccatttgcTATACTGCTTCTTCTGTTCAGGGTTACGaggagctgaagcctatcccagctgacttcggcgaaaggtggactacaccagTGGACTGTCAATCACTAGGCACATATTCTGTCGAGACAGCCTGGTAACCACTCAAACTCACATctacagtcactgagtgggaactgaacccatgttgcctgcacagaagtcacTATTACTATATTAATGTATTTTGAGCCGCTTATCTATCCAAACATGGGATGGAAGCAAGTTAAGAAAGTTTCTCTACTAATACAGATGAAGTGTCTACTGCATGTCAGgtacaatgaaaacaattaaattgGAAGTCAGACTACAATGCATGTACGTTTTCAGTGTTGCCAGAACTGTATCAGTGTGTGACAAAGTCTGCAAAGTGCGAATCAAACCCTCAAAAGGCCTTTCACTTTCCTCAGACCTTCAGGGGGGTTTCATTAGGCAAAAGCCCCACACAAAGAAGGCAAGTACACTCACATGCAATGAATTCATCAACTCCCCATGTTTTGAACACCCCTACCATTTGGAACACAAGGCATCGACCCAATCTAATAGAATATGATGGCGCCAGGGATGATCCTTTAAAGATGTCAGCAGTAagagacagaaagaaaagagatCTTAAACTGGCACTCTGCTCAAATGAAATGTCGCGTCTTTGTTCCTGAGCCGCAGGTGCTAATTGGGCCGAGCGGTGGGGAAGAAAGCTGCTGCTGGGGCTCCTGTCTGTCGCACCTGTTGGGTCATTGTCTCAAGCATTGATCGGACAGGAAGTCGCAGTAAGAAGGCTTATGGCTCACTGGCTGCGTGGCAGAAACGTGGTTCAATTTCCTTTTTAGAGCCTCGCTGCTGGAGGTGGAAATACCAATGGTGGTCAGTGGTCAATCACGTTGGACCATTGTTGGGCTTTTACCAAAGGATGTATGTTGCATCACTTCACTCACTGTTTTTTCCAGCTTTTCACAAACATTTGACAAGAGAGTATTAGTTAAGACTACTTTCACGCATCACACACTGGACACCTGTATGGATATGACTTTGGGAATTCAGTTATCTGACTTTTTGCATCTAATATTCAAGATTTCCCAACCTAGACTAATTAATGCTTAAAGTGACCTCCGactgaaatgacaaatacatttgtttaattttacacctACTGACCTCGactactgaaatacagtggtatatatttataaatataaaaataaaaacattataaattaattttcaGAGCATAATTTGATACACTGTCGCCACCATGTTTAACGTGCGCAAAGAATTCTGGGAATGATAAAGTAGAATGGATGTTGTAAAATGTTTACGTTGCTGCTCTCTGTGGAGCTAAGCTAGCCACTTGCGAACAacttttatcctctgtgaaaataGTTTAAAATGCCATACTGCGTCGCTTTGGGATGCAATTTCCAAACAGgacggaatgcaaaaaaagaagGTAAGCATTCATAGCTTTCCCAAAAAGATCAAGTTGAGGAAACATTGGGAGGATGTGCCCGGAAGAGTTGAGCTGCCGAAAGATCCACGGTTGTTCGAAGCCTTTGATCGCCCCCAGCTCATGAGAGAGCCCACCGGTGTGTCTGGGTATAAACGACGGCTCAAATccaatgcagtgccgcctaTCTTTCCTCGCAAGGAGCCTAAACGGCCGCGTGTGATAAGTGAAAGCCGAGCAAAAAGACGGGAAAGACAGGAGGCGCTGGCCGCCTTACCTTGATCAGCTCACTTTAGCAGAGCAGCAGCTGTTGTAAACAAACCATTGCCACCGGACACTGAGTTAGCAGTGGAAAAATAGTAAAATGCATGTAACTCTACTGTCAATTATCACTGAATACATTTATAGCATCGGGCTAAACGAACAAGTACCATGAGCAGCGGCAGAAATGAAACGGAGCTCTTTACAACAGATACTCTCTTTCTCAGTCGGCATTGGCAAGCAGTAGCTACAAATACACCACTGAAAATGACCAAGTCGAGTTTCTTCACACTAGTCATCTTCATCCTCGTTTCTTGTTTcttcctctctcgctctctcctcaTTTCCCTGATCGCACTCTGGCTCGGACTGAAATGGCTGAAGAGCGTTAATCGCTGCTACTGGAGCTATTGCTAAAAACTACGGGCGCCAGGCCCATTTGACGTCactacccagaatgcactgcgATGAAAAAACAATGGCGGCCTATGTGGAAATTgcgatttgtaaaaatatataaatctggaaatgattatCGAAAGTTGTATCTAATTGTTATGTTACTCAAGTCGAAAGAGATCATATATACCAAACATGTCATTGCAATCGGAGTTCACTTTAAGGCAAtttcacatatactgtatgtagaacagtcactgatggtgtagtggtacagtcgcctgacattggtgcaggcagcgtgggttcagttcccactcagtgatgttgtgaatgtgagtgcgaatggttgtctgtgtctatatgtgccctgcgactgactggcgaccagttcagggtgtagtccgcctttcgcccgaagtcagctggtataggctccagcatcccgtgaccctaaccagtataagcagtgttgaaaatggatggatggatgtatgtagaACAAAGACatacaactttttaaaatgtgttttgaatatCAATAGCAAGCTCCTTTGGTCATTCCCCATTATACTCTATTTTTCACTTTTAGAATCAATTACAGAATAGCTAGTATAGAAGTATATTAAACCAAGGCCAGtgtctgagtcaaaataatataatacgttttattaaatattgtaaatgtttCAGGGTTTTTTTGACAAACGAAAGTTGCAAAATGACTGTAGCATTACTTTGGTAcccattttagtattttttttacattatttttattggaaAAGAAGGGGGCATAGTAGACAaggggttagcacatctgcctcacagttctgaggacccgggtcaaaatctggccttcctgtgtggagtttgcatgttttcccgtgcctgcgtgggtgttctccTGATACTCCCAcatcctcaaaacatgcatggttggttaattgaatactctaaattgtccgtaggtgtgaatgtgagtgcgaatggttgtttgtttgtatgtgccctgcgattggctggcgaccagttcagggtgtac
This sequence is a window from Phycodurus eques isolate BA_2022a chromosome 2, UOR_Pequ_1.1, whole genome shotgun sequence. Protein-coding genes within it:
- the htatip2 gene encoding oxidoreductase HTATIP2; the encoded protein is MPLIKLPDVTLRKATIFLALSVVIVAVVLKGFDDPEPAHLARMTSDMKTLEENFRQQNKSCFILGASGETGKVLLQELLQCNIFSKITLIGRRQLNFEGKVFENLVQEVVDFEKLEDYAAAFQGHDVGYCCLGTTRAKAGAQGFIRVDHDYVLKSAELAKAGGCKQFHLESSRGADKSSNFLYLKVKGQVEADIQALDFDRYAVYRPGVLLVDRQQSRPGEWLARQFFTAVSAVCSTSMSIPIQTVAKAMVSNTVLQPEQKVEILENKAINTLGKSDKK